A section of the Paenibacillus yonginensis genome encodes:
- a CDS encoding endo-1,4-beta-xylanase — MNKRFKQIWMVLFAVALFLSQFGITHNARAADPSSPNVIYDMQSDAKLVAGAFTSTDNLQKSGDNAFNVTENDGVKTIEISGRTANYNGVDILTAPIKAIGGATFELQVKGHLPADATGYEDDQMLLGKSNDGYDYLKTTDSAAAGDSFTLDYTFDYATLSGYVDKSTNLRIQDTKGTLDKFVIDSIMITSTGTTPAIPTPPTDTPPASDEAVTAYDLQQDTGLADLVSAGGNTYLQKAGPLTINAISNGNGTVSLDLSNRTDSWHGVDIKASAIGLTADADYTVELTGHVPASVTIPNGAQIILGGSASSYTTLKSVDAAETFTLSYSGTAAADTGETSGLRIQADPGLSRFIIDTLVIKVKGGTAMPPKSLSDVPGVHVSLTSNGDSWSGANIILGTDSSVWPFSTGDAVAFTPVKDAKYHLTFNATSTGATGYRVRWITGNDNGGYTQGDNGVVTADPNRTYAVGVKADGIPASYTGVEKAEATDFAIDFTMSGSEPDQGLIGNIGIRGTSGSNDFILNSIKITDDSGNVLVDWAAEASTFVPDDYVWPEPKWDLSLPSLKDAYSKYFKIGNIMEPEQTTDTTLTAMYDKQYNVVTAENAMKPENLLKNISSASDLPDLSKYNFAGSDQIVKWAEENKQSIHGHTLVWHSQTPAFINSGDSGTRAAAKANMETYITNVIKHFNSPNFISWDIVNEAFDDNTAKFNGTDWRTGLRSSPWLTAYTNGADASKGESGADYIYDAFVFAHLAQAQIGSTATLYYNDYNETYKYEEIAQMVEDLNAQWEQDSRYDDRKLIEGVGMQSHFWINSKPDVNAQEVERAIKRFVDAGARVSVSELDIPYSANNNYHLDEAKLAEQANEYGTLFTIYKKYAANIDRVTFWGKADIQNWRGSGMPLLFDNSFRPKAAFYTIIGLGANTTSPYTPPVSNPTAPTGSSNGAGSGSTEQTPTPEQNPTPEQTPTPEKPLLDSKLVDAKQVKAAVQQALQANEPINFSDVPATRWSTKAIQFASQLGLIQGKPDGTFRGSEEVTRAEFATMIVRALGLDTTRADGSFSDTAGHWASTDISALHRAGIVNGTGDGNFKPDQEITRAEMAAILARILNMNAANGTKFSDIDTNWAANYINQLSQAGIVSGVGDGKFAPNATATREQSVAIIVRMLNIVLDLGLDL; from the coding sequence ATGAATAAACGGTTTAAGCAGATTTGGATGGTGTTGTTTGCAGTTGCCTTATTTTTGTCACAGTTTGGAATAACGCACAATGCAAGGGCGGCAGATCCAAGCAGCCCAAATGTTATCTACGATATGCAAAGCGATGCCAAGCTTGTCGCTGGCGCATTCACTTCTACCGATAACTTGCAAAAATCTGGTGACAATGCCTTTAACGTTACTGAAAATGACGGAGTAAAAACAATCGAAATTTCTGGAAGAACAGCAAACTATAACGGCGTTGATATTCTGACCGCCCCAATAAAGGCGATTGGCGGGGCAACCTTTGAGCTTCAAGTAAAAGGTCACCTACCAGCAGATGCAACAGGCTACGAGGACGATCAAATGCTGCTTGGCAAGTCTAATGATGGCTATGACTATTTAAAGACTACGGATAGCGCTGCAGCAGGTGATTCGTTTACATTGGATTATACTTTTGACTATGCAACACTTAGCGGCTATGTCGATAAATCAACCAACCTAAGGATCCAAGATACTAAAGGCACTTTAGATAAGTTCGTTATCGACAGTATCATGATCACATCCACAGGAACTACCCCAGCAATCCCAACACCTCCTACCGACACACCTCCGGCTTCTGATGAGGCTGTTACTGCCTACGACTTGCAACAGGATACCGGGCTTGCTGATCTCGTTTCTGCTGGTGGAAATACCTATTTGCAAAAAGCCGGCCCTCTAACCATCAACGCGATCTCTAACGGTAACGGCACAGTATCTCTTGACCTTTCGAACAGAACAGATAGCTGGCATGGCGTTGACATTAAAGCTTCTGCAATCGGCTTAACAGCTGACGCTGATTACACTGTTGAACTGACAGGGCATGTTCCTGCTAGCGTTACGATTCCTAATGGCGCACAAATTATTTTAGGTGGTTCAGCATCTTCCTATACAACTTTAAAATCAGTTGATGCAGCTGAGACATTCACATTAAGTTATAGCGGAACAGCAGCTGCAGATACAGGCGAAACCTCGGGGCTTAGAATACAAGCCGACCCTGGTTTATCCCGATTTATAATTGATACACTTGTAATTAAAGTTAAAGGTGGAACAGCCATGCCTCCTAAATCATTGTCAGATGTTCCTGGTGTCCATGTTTCGCTGACATCCAATGGCGACAGCTGGTCAGGCGCTAACATTATTTTGGGTACCGACAGTTCAGTATGGCCTTTCTCTACTGGCGACGCAGTAGCTTTCACTCCGGTTAAAGATGCGAAATATCACCTTACATTCAACGCGACTTCCACAGGGGCAACTGGATATCGAGTACGTTGGATTACAGGCAATGATAATGGCGGTTATACTCAAGGAGATAATGGAGTTGTCACAGCAGATCCTAACCGCACCTATGCAGTTGGCGTAAAGGCTGACGGAATTCCGGCTTCGTACACGGGTGTCGAAAAAGCTGAAGCGACTGACTTTGCAATCGACTTCACCATGAGCGGCAGCGAACCTGATCAAGGACTTATTGGTAACATTGGTATTCGTGGCACATCAGGAAGTAATGACTTTATTCTGAACAGCATTAAGATCACGGATGATAGTGGAAACGTTCTGGTAGATTGGGCTGCCGAGGCTTCTACATTCGTGCCAGACGATTATGTATGGCCGGAACCGAAGTGGGATCTGTCGCTGCCCTCGCTGAAAGACGCTTACAGCAAATACTTCAAAATCGGCAACATCATGGAGCCAGAGCAAACTACGGATACAACACTTACTGCCATGTACGACAAGCAGTACAACGTAGTAACCGCTGAAAATGCGATGAAGCCTGAAAATCTCTTGAAGAACATCTCTTCGGCAAGCGATTTACCGGATCTCAGCAAATATAACTTTGCAGGTTCTGATCAAATTGTTAAGTGGGCTGAAGAGAATAAACAGTCCATCCACGGGCATACGCTTGTATGGCATTCACAGACTCCAGCTTTCATTAACTCTGGGGATTCTGGTACACGTGCAGCCGCCAAAGCTAATATGGAAACTTATATTACCAACGTAATTAAGCATTTCAATAGTCCTAACTTTATTTCCTGGGACATTGTAAACGAAGCTTTCGACGACAACACAGCAAAATTCAACGGTACAGATTGGAGAACAGGCTTACGCAGTTCGCCTTGGCTTACAGCTTATACTAATGGCGCGGACGCGAGCAAAGGCGAGAGCGGCGCGGATTATATTTACGATGCGTTCGTATTCGCACACTTAGCTCAGGCCCAAATTGGCAGCACAGCTACGTTGTATTACAACGACTACAACGAGACTTACAAGTACGAGGAAATTGCTCAAATGGTTGAAGACCTTAACGCGCAGTGGGAGCAAGATTCCCGTTATGATGATCGCAAGTTGATCGAAGGCGTTGGCATGCAATCTCACTTCTGGATTAATAGCAAGCCGGACGTGAATGCACAAGAAGTAGAAAGAGCTATCAAGAGATTCGTTGATGCTGGAGCTAGAGTCAGTGTTTCTGAGCTTGATATTCCTTACTCAGCCAACAACAACTATCACCTTGACGAAGCGAAGTTAGCTGAACAAGCGAATGAGTACGGCACCCTGTTTACCATTTACAAGAAATATGCTGCCAATATCGACCGAGTTACATTCTGGGGTAAAGCCGATATTCAAAACTGGCGTGGATCGGGTATGCCTTTGCTGTTCGACAACAGCTTTAGACCTAAGGCGGCATTCTATACGATTATAGGTTTAGGTGCAAATACCACTTCCCCGTATACGCCACCGGTAAGCAACCCCACCGCTCCGACGGGCTCCAGCAATGGAGCGGGTTCTGGTTCTACAGAGCAGACGCCAACTCCAGAGCAGAACCCAACTCCAGAACAGACACCAACTCCGGAGAAGCCGCTGTTGGATAGTAAACTTGTAGACGCAAAGCAAGTGAAAGCTGCTGTGCAACAAGCACTGCAAGCGAACGAGCCAATCAACTTCTCTGACGTACCTGCTACGCGCTGGTCTACTAAGGCAATACAATTTGCTTCGCAACTGGGTCTTATCCAGGGTAAGCCTGATGGTACGTTCCGCGGTTCTGAAGAAGTAACACGCGCAGAATTTGCTACGATGATCGTTCGCGCGCTGGGTCTTGACACGACAAGAGCGGATGGTTCCTTCTCTGATACGGCCGGTCACTGGGCGAGTACTGACATTAGTGCATTGCATCGTGCAGGTATCGTGAACGGTACGGGTGATGGCAACTTCAAGCCGGATCAAGAGATTACTCGCGCCGAAATGGCTGCAATCTTGGCTCGTATTCTGAATATGAACGCAGCTAATGGAACGAAGTTCTCCGATATCGACACTAACTGGGCCGCTAACTATATCAATCAGCTTAGCCAGGCAGGTATCGTGAGCGGTGTCGGCGACGGCAAGTTTGCGCCGAACGCCACCGCTACCCGCGAGCAGTCGGTAGCAATCATCGTACGGATGCTAAACATTGTGCTTGACCTGGGACTTGACCTGTAA
- the smpB gene encoding SsrA-binding protein SmpB, translating into MGKKTTEGKVLAQNKKASHDYFIEDTYEAGMVLTGTEIKSLRAARANISDAFATIRNGEIHVHNMHISPFEQGNRNNPTDPTRARKLLMHKSQINKLLGQSKQEGYTIVPLKVYVRNGYAKLLLGLGKGKKQFDKRETAAKKDAQRDIQRALKERQKVAR; encoded by the coding sequence ATGGGTAAGAAAACGACGGAAGGCAAAGTTTTGGCCCAAAACAAGAAAGCTTCCCATGACTACTTCATCGAAGATACGTATGAGGCGGGCATGGTGCTGACGGGAACAGAGATTAAATCGCTGCGGGCGGCGCGGGCGAACATCAGTGACGCTTTCGCGACGATTCGGAACGGAGAAATCCACGTCCACAACATGCATATTAGTCCTTTTGAACAGGGCAACCGCAACAATCCGACCGATCCGACGCGCGCGCGCAAGCTGCTGATGCACAAATCGCAGATCAACAAGCTGCTTGGACAGTCGAAGCAGGAAGGCTACACAATTGTACCGCTAAAGGTTTATGTGCGGAACGGTTACGCCAAACTGCTGCTTGGCCTTGGTAAAGGTAAGAAGCAGTTCGACAAACGCGAAACAGCAGCCAAGAAAGACGCTCAGCGCGATATTCAGCGTGCTTTGAAGGAACGTCAGAAGGTTGCACGGTAA
- the rnr gene encoding ribonuclease R, whose protein sequence is MITENMLLDFMRETAYKPMTYQELEEHFQISDASEFKAFLKLLNELEQSGKIVLTRTQRYGVPERMDLLRGRLQVHAKGFAFLIPEDREHPDVYVHANDLKSAMNGDTVLVRVNSKGPSDGRLEGEVVRIVTRAVTQVVGVFQHHETFGFVVPDDKRINRDIFIAQEKMGGAANGDKVVARIVSYPEGRAAATGEVAEILGHKDDPGVDILSIIRKHMLPEEFPEDVLEEAAAVPDTIEQEEIVRQGRRDLRDRVIVTIDGEDAKDLDDAVNVERLENGNYLLGVHIADVGYYVKENSRLDQEAYNRGCSVYLVDRVIPMLPHRLSNGICSLNPKVDRFTLSCDMEFDDQMRVVRHDIYTSVIRTKERMTYTNVRKILQEEDSEVTERYSDLVDTFKNMRDLALRLRNKRMRRGAVDFDFEESKVIVDESGKPVDIVKRERSIAEQIIEEFMLAANETVAEHFHWLKVPFIYRIHEDPDPEKLMNFMAFIANFGYAVRGKGNKVHPRALQSLLEDIDGTKEQTVISTMLLRSMKQAKYDAESTGHFGLAAEFYTHFTSPIRRYPDLVIHRVIREVIEAGGALPDDRQEYLASRMADIAQQSSERERIAVDAERDTEQLKKAEFMLDKVGEEFTGMISSVTSFGMFIELDNTVEGLIRLSAMTDDYYHFHEQHMALIGERTSRIFRIGDEVKIRVARVNMDDHTIDFELVDMKPRRRERGGDLEPGGGFGGRGGGKGGRGKKGAAGGFGAAGRGKGSGGAGGGKGKAVGKGKTRGDARGVFGSPDAWSPGAGEPPASGGSQGRHRGEAGDGVLAAAVDRGESAKPEAGAGGVRFGFGSGKGGYASGSPNGFTRGGDSRGYGKGGGGDNGKRRKKTSASGIFNAGGAGGAAVTGDPSGSGSKKRKKKKQGGGKAANGAGGSSRSGEGGSGRGGSAKNATAAFVRKKKK, encoded by the coding sequence ATGATAACGGAAAATATGCTCCTCGATTTTATGCGGGAAACCGCTTATAAACCGATGACTTACCAGGAGCTTGAGGAACATTTTCAAATTTCGGATGCTTCTGAATTCAAAGCGTTTCTGAAACTGCTGAATGAATTGGAGCAAAGCGGCAAAATCGTATTGACCCGCACGCAGCGCTACGGCGTTCCTGAGCGGATGGATCTGCTGCGTGGACGGTTGCAGGTGCATGCCAAAGGTTTCGCATTCCTAATCCCGGAGGACCGGGAGCACCCGGACGTTTATGTCCATGCGAACGATTTGAAAAGCGCCATGAACGGCGATACGGTGCTGGTCCGCGTGAACAGCAAAGGGCCGTCGGATGGCCGGCTGGAGGGCGAGGTTGTCCGCATCGTGACGCGGGCGGTGACCCAGGTGGTCGGCGTGTTCCAGCATCACGAGACATTTGGATTTGTGGTGCCGGATGATAAACGGATTAACCGGGATATTTTTATCGCTCAGGAGAAGATGGGCGGTGCCGCTAACGGCGACAAAGTGGTCGCGCGGATTGTTTCTTATCCGGAAGGCCGCGCTGCCGCTACGGGCGAGGTCGCGGAGATTCTCGGCCATAAGGATGACCCGGGTGTGGACATTTTGTCCATTATCCGCAAGCATATGCTGCCGGAAGAATTCCCTGAGGACGTGCTGGAGGAAGCGGCCGCCGTGCCGGACACCATCGAACAGGAAGAGATTGTGCGCCAGGGGCGCCGGGATCTGCGGGACCGGGTGATCGTGACGATCGACGGCGAAGATGCCAAGGACCTGGATGATGCAGTGAATGTGGAGCGGCTGGAGAATGGCAACTACCTGCTTGGCGTACACATCGCCGATGTCGGTTATTATGTGAAGGAGAATTCGCGTCTCGATCAGGAAGCCTATAACCGGGGCTGCAGCGTTTATCTGGTGGACCGCGTGATTCCGATGCTGCCGCACCGTTTATCGAACGGGATTTGCAGCTTGAATCCGAAGGTGGACCGCTTTACGCTTTCCTGCGATATGGAATTCGATGATCAAATGCGCGTGGTCCGGCATGATATTTATACGAGCGTAATCCGGACGAAAGAACGGATGACCTATACAAATGTGCGCAAGATTCTGCAAGAGGAAGATTCTGAGGTTACGGAACGTTACAGCGATCTGGTCGATACCTTTAAAAATATGCGCGATCTCGCCCTGCGTCTGCGTAACAAACGGATGAGACGCGGCGCGGTGGACTTCGATTTCGAGGAATCGAAGGTCATCGTCGACGAATCGGGCAAGCCGGTCGATATCGTCAAACGCGAACGTTCGATCGCTGAGCAGATCATTGAAGAATTTATGCTGGCGGCGAACGAAACGGTGGCCGAGCATTTCCACTGGCTGAAGGTGCCGTTCATTTACCGGATTCACGAGGACCCGGATCCGGAGAAGCTGATGAACTTTATGGCATTCATCGCGAACTTCGGTTATGCGGTGCGGGGCAAAGGCAACAAGGTGCATCCGCGCGCCCTTCAGTCGCTGCTGGAGGATATTGACGGCACAAAGGAGCAGACGGTGATCAGCACGATGCTGCTTCGTTCGATGAAGCAGGCGAAATATGACGCTGAAAGCACGGGTCACTTTGGACTGGCAGCGGAGTTCTACACGCATTTCACCTCACCGATCCGCCGTTATCCCGATCTGGTGATTCACCGGGTCATTCGCGAGGTAATCGAAGCCGGGGGCGCCCTGCCTGACGACCGCCAGGAATATCTGGCGAGCCGGATGGCGGACATTGCGCAGCAGTCCTCGGAGCGGGAACGGATTGCCGTAGATGCGGAGCGCGACACGGAGCAACTGAAGAAAGCCGAGTTCATGCTGGACAAGGTCGGCGAGGAATTCACCGGCATGATCAGCAGCGTAACCAGCTTCGGCATGTTTATCGAGCTGGATAATACGGTGGAAGGCCTGATCCGTCTCAGTGCGATGACGGATGATTATTACCATTTCCATGAGCAGCATATGGCGCTGATCGGGGAACGCACGTCGCGGATCTTCCGGATCGGCGACGAGGTCAAGATCCGCGTGGCCCGCGTGAACATGGACGACCACACCATCGACTTCGAGCTGGTGGACATGAAGCCGCGGCGCCGTGAACGCGGCGGGGATTTGGAGCCGGGCGGCGGCTTTGGCGGCCGGGGCGGCGGTAAAGGCGGCCGCGGGAAGAAAGGCGCGGCCGGCGGGTTTGGCGCTGCCGGGCGCGGCAAAGGCAGCGGCGGTGCTGGCGGCGGCAAAGGCAAAGCCGTCGGCAAGGGCAAGACGCGCGGCGATGCGCGCGGCGTGTTTGGCAGCCCGGACGCGTGGAGTCCGGGCGCAGGCGAGCCGCCGGCATCGGGCGGCTCGCAGGGCCGTCACCGGGGCGAAGCCGGTGACGGGGTGCTGGCCGCGGCGGTGGACCGCGGCGAAAGCGCGAAGCCGGAAGCTGGCGCCGGTGGCGTCCGTTTCGGCTTCGGCTCGGGCAAAGGCGGCTACGCCAGCGGCTCGCCGAACGGCTTCACCCGCGGCGGAGACAGCCGCGGGTATGGCAAGGGGGGCGGCGGTGACAATGGCAAACGCCGCAAAAAGACGTCCGCCAGCGGGATCTTTAACGCTGGCGGCGCGGGCGGTGCTGCCGTCACCGGAGATCCTTCCGGCTCCGGCAGCAAGAAACGCAAGAAGAAAAAGCAGGGCGGCGGCAAAGCCGCTAACGGCGCTGGCGGTTCAAGCCGCAGCGGCGAAGGCGGTTCGGGCAGAGGGGGTTCTGCCAAGAACGCTACCGCGGCTTTCGTCCGGAAGAAAAAGAAATAA
- the secG gene encoding preprotein translocase subunit SecG: MDILFKILLVIFSIGLITIVLLQKGKSAGLAGAISGGAEHLFGKTKARGMELVLERTTVVLAAGFFILAILVAMFE; this comes from the coding sequence ATGGATATTCTGTTTAAAATCTTGTTGGTTATCTTTTCGATCGGTTTGATTACCATCGTTCTTTTGCAGAAAGGCAAAAGTGCAGGTCTTGCCGGTGCCATCTCCGGAGGTGCAGAGCATCTTTTCGGTAAAACGAAAGCACGGGGCATGGAATTGGTGCTGGAACGCACAACAGTGGTTTTGGCAGCGGGATTTTTTATTTTGGCGATTCTGGTTGCCATGTTTGAATAA
- a CDS encoding LLM class flavin-dependent oxidoreductase: MLTRLGVLDQSHINEGGTAVQALSDTTRLAQEADRLGYHRYWVSEHHSSRSLAHSSPEVLIAHLASHTSRIRVGSGGIMLPHYSAYKVAENFRLLEALYPGRIDLGIGRAPGGRPLSTRALQEGRYHHGDTYPQQVVDLIAYLNDAVPADHRFPGLLAAPSVPTAPELWLLGSSGGTAGLAAEVGASYAFAQFFGTAGGAESVHMYRERFVPSLMEEGPRALAAVMVICAETEEEALDLSSSVSLYFYALETGMELAYLPSVETAKNYPYTPYDLSRLEAARERRVIGTPEQVKAKLEKLAEEYQTEELLLVSPIYDLEARLRSYQLVAEAFGLQQA, translated from the coding sequence ATGTTAACGAGACTAGGTGTTCTCGACCAATCGCATATAAATGAAGGCGGAACGGCCGTGCAGGCCTTATCCGATACCACCCGGCTGGCTCAGGAGGCAGACCGCCTCGGCTACCACCGATATTGGGTATCCGAGCATCACAGCTCGCGCAGCCTGGCCCACTCCAGCCCGGAGGTGCTGATCGCCCACCTGGCATCGCACACTTCGCGGATCCGGGTAGGCTCCGGCGGCATCATGCTGCCGCACTACAGCGCCTATAAAGTGGCGGAGAATTTCCGCCTGCTGGAGGCACTGTACCCCGGCCGGATCGATCTCGGGATCGGCCGCGCGCCGGGCGGCCGGCCCTTGTCCACACGGGCGCTGCAGGAAGGCCGGTACCATCACGGCGACACTTATCCGCAGCAGGTCGTTGACCTGATTGCGTACCTGAACGACGCCGTACCGGCCGACCACCGCTTCCCGGGCCTGCTGGCAGCCCCGTCCGTGCCAACGGCACCGGAGCTGTGGCTGCTCGGGTCCAGCGGCGGCACCGCTGGACTGGCTGCCGAAGTCGGTGCTTCGTATGCCTTCGCGCAGTTCTTCGGCACGGCCGGCGGCGCGGAGTCGGTCCACATGTACCGGGAAAGGTTCGTACCGTCCCTGATGGAAGAAGGACCCCGTGCCCTTGCCGCCGTCATGGTGATCTGCGCCGAGACCGAAGAAGAGGCGCTTGATCTGTCCTCCAGCGTCAGCTTGTATTTCTACGCGCTGGAGACCGGCATGGAGCTTGCCTATCTGCCGTCCGTCGAAACAGCGAAGAACTATCCTTACACGCCATACGATCTATCCCGCCTGGAAGCTGCACGAGAAAGACGGGTTATCGGTACACCTGAACAGGTCAAAGCGAAGCTGGAGAAGCTGGCGGAGGAATATCAGACCGAAGAGCTGCTGCTTGTGTCTCCGATCTACGATCTGGAAGCCCGCCTGCGTTCCTACCAGCTTGTAGCTGAAGCTTTTGGCCTGCAACAGGCTTAA
- a CDS encoding phosphotransferase enzyme family protein produces the protein MKAWKVDEIRISEAGRFSPSGISSQTRELEDGGGESKIVTADVLHVIARSYGIQQPVITYIRHSENRTYRVDGADGGSYLLRIHQPVKDSMAGPQHTFEGLLVELDMLEQLAKGSSLLVQAPLRQTDGELIFVLKQGGETLNCSMLTWLEGRDIQREDTAAPEMAQKLGTQVAKLHAFFKGYKYAGLKYRPSQDLSYNERLVQTIKRGAPVGLFANGDVLILEETIQLVNSRLRWLEITEDTWGLIHGDLGMGNTLINDEGETSFIDFGFFGPGYYFPSSHRNVFLDSYYEYFGMEPYDLQLVEGLMLIAIIGFYAFELENEAYQDWMRERMHKLCRDLCRPYLAGERIFYKF, from the coding sequence GTGAAGGCCTGGAAGGTGGATGAGATCCGGATTTCCGAGGCTGGCAGGTTCAGCCCGTCTGGGATTTCAAGCCAAACCAGAGAGTTGGAGGATGGGGGAGGGGAAAGCAAAATCGTGACTGCGGACGTTCTGCATGTGATCGCTAGAAGCTATGGAATTCAACAGCCTGTGATTACTTATATTAGGCACAGCGAGAATCGGACTTACAGGGTGGATGGAGCAGACGGTGGCAGCTACCTGCTGCGCATTCATCAGCCCGTGAAGGACAGCATGGCCGGCCCGCAGCATACCTTTGAAGGACTCCTTGTTGAGCTGGACATGCTTGAGCAGCTTGCCAAAGGAAGCAGCCTGCTTGTACAAGCTCCTTTACGTCAGACGGATGGAGAGTTGATCTTTGTCCTGAAACAGGGAGGGGAGACGCTAAACTGCTCTATGCTCACCTGGCTTGAAGGCCGGGATATACAAAGAGAGGATACGGCTGCTCCGGAGATGGCGCAGAAGCTTGGGACACAGGTGGCGAAGCTGCATGCTTTTTTTAAAGGTTACAAGTATGCCGGGCTGAAGTACCGCCCCAGCCAAGACCTTTCGTATAACGAACGTTTGGTGCAAACGATCAAGCGGGGAGCTCCGGTCGGTCTGTTTGCAAATGGGGATGTCCTCATCCTTGAGGAAACGATCCAGCTAGTCAATTCCAGGCTGCGGTGGCTCGAGATCACCGAGGACACGTGGGGGCTCATCCACGGCGATCTGGGGATGGGCAATACGCTAATTAATGACGAAGGAGAAACCAGCTTCATTGATTTTGGATTTTTTGGCCCGGGCTACTATTTTCCTTCCAGTCACAGGAATGTCTTTCTGGACAGTTATTATGAGTATTTTGGAATGGAGCCCTACGATTTGCAACTAGTAGAAGGCTTGATGTTAATTGCCATTATCGGTTTCTATGCTTTTGAGCTGGAGAATGAGGCTTATCAGGATTGGATGCGGGAGCGTATGCACAAGCTGTGCAGGGACTTATGCAGGCCTTATTTGGCCGGGGAACGTATTTTTTACAAGTTTTAA
- a CDS encoding OsmC family protein, with translation MRHLFQLNAVWNGGRNSEGTIETGNLKTVISIPEPMGGPGVGTNPDEMLLGAAATCYLITLAAALERAGIETESLTLNSEGTVDVTNNIFTYESIVHRPHIVLKAGSGEREVERARLIAGKSEGACMISRALAGNVALTTEPDIEVAAAKAAQ, from the coding sequence ATGAGACACTTATTTCAACTGAACGCCGTATGGAACGGCGGCCGCAACAGTGAAGGAACTATCGAGACCGGCAATTTGAAAACGGTTATCTCCATTCCGGAGCCTATGGGCGGACCTGGAGTCGGAACCAACCCGGATGAAATGCTGCTCGGAGCTGCGGCAACCTGTTATCTGATTACTTTGGCAGCCGCACTGGAAAGAGCCGGAATTGAGACAGAGAGCTTGACGCTGAACTCCGAAGGGACGGTGGACGTCACCAACAATATTTTCACCTATGAAAGTATTGTGCATCGGCCGCATATCGTGCTTAAGGCCGGTTCCGGTGAGCGCGAGGTGGAGCGGGCGAGGTTAATCGCCGGTAAATCGGAGGGAGCCTGCATGATCTCCCGGGCGCTAGCAGGAAATGTTGCACTGACAACCGAGCCTGATATTGAGGTGGCAGCCGCCAAGGCGGCGCAATAA
- the eno gene encoding phosphopyruvate hydratase, with protein sequence MTIISDVYAREVLDSRGNPTVEVEVYLESGAIGRAIVPSGASTGAHEAVELRDDDKSRYLGKGVLKAVANVNDIIAPEVIGMDALDQLGIDKMMIALDGTPNKGKLGANAILAVSMAVARAAADALDLPLYVYLGGFNAKQLPVPMMNIVNGGAHADNNVDVQEFMVLPVGAPSFKEALRMGAEIFHNLKSVLKGKGLNTAVGDEGGFAPNFTSNEDALSSIIEAIEKAGYTPGKDVFLGMDVASTEFYKDGKYHLEGEGKSFTSAEFVDLLASWVDKYPIITIEDGCSEDDWEGWKLLTEKLGGKIQLVGDDLFVTNTERLAKGIEDGIGNSILIKVNQIGTLTETFDAIEMAKRAGYTAVVSHRSGESEDSTIADIAVATNAGQIKTGAPSRTDRIAKYNQLLRIEDQLGELAQYNGLKSFYNLKK encoded by the coding sequence ATGACTATTATTTCTGACGTATACGCACGCGAAGTCCTTGACTCCCGCGGCAATCCGACTGTTGAAGTTGAAGTTTACCTGGAATCCGGCGCTATCGGCCGCGCAATCGTACCATCCGGTGCTTCCACAGGCGCTCACGAAGCGGTTGAGCTTCGCGACGACGACAAATCCCGTTACCTGGGCAAAGGTGTTCTGAAAGCCGTTGCCAACGTTAACGACATCATCGCTCCTGAAGTAATTGGCATGGACGCTCTGGACCAACTGGGCATCGACAAAATGATGATCGCTTTGGACGGAACCCCTAACAAAGGCAAACTGGGTGCCAACGCAATCCTGGCGGTTTCCATGGCTGTAGCCCGCGCTGCAGCTGATGCTTTGGACCTGCCTCTGTACGTTTACCTCGGCGGATTCAACGCTAAGCAGCTGCCGGTTCCTATGATGAACATCGTGAACGGCGGCGCACATGCCGACAATAACGTTGACGTGCAAGAATTCATGGTACTCCCTGTAGGCGCTCCAAGCTTCAAAGAAGCGCTTCGTATGGGTGCTGAAATCTTCCACAACCTGAAATCCGTATTGAAAGGCAAAGGCCTGAATACAGCAGTTGGCGACGAAGGCGGCTTTGCTCCTAACTTCACTTCCAACGAAGACGCTTTGAGCTCCATTATCGAAGCGATCGAGAAAGCCGGATATACGCCAGGCAAAGATGTATTCCTCGGTATGGACGTTGCTTCCACTGAGTTCTACAAAGACGGCAAATACCACCTGGAAGGCGAAGGCAAATCCTTCACTTCTGCTGAATTCGTGGACCTGCTCGCTTCTTGGGTAGATAAATACCCAATCATCACGATCGAAGACGGCTGCTCCGAAGACGACTGGGAAGGCTGGAAGCTGCTGACTGAGAAACTGGGCGGCAAAATCCAACTTGTTGGTGACGACCTGTTCGTAACGAACACAGAACGTCTGGCTAAAGGTATCGAAGACGGCATCGGCAACTCGATCCTGATCAAAGTTAACCAAATCGGTACTTTGACAGAAACTTTCGACGCTATTGAAATGGCTAAACGTGCTGGTTACACAGCTGTTGTCTCCCACCGTTCCGGTGAGTCCGAAGACAGCACAATCGCCGACATCGCAGTTGCGACAAACGCAGGCCAAATCAAAACAGGTGCTCCTTCCCGTACAGACCGTATCGCAAAATACAACCAATTGCTTCGCATCGAAGACCAATTGGGCGAACTTGCTCAATACAACGGCTTGAAATCCTTCTACAACCTGAAGAAATAA